A window of Desulfatiglans sp. genomic DNA:
ACTGAAAATACAAAGCATGAGGCAGATACAAAGGCTTATAGTATATCTGTGATGATGAAAGCCATTTCCGGAACAGACCCGAAAGTAATTCAATCGCTTGCCAGTGCAGGTATGGATCCTTCACAATTAGTCGCATTTGCATTCAAGGAATTGGCCGAAAGTGCAAGTAAAATTGGTCAATTAAATATTTCCCCTGAATTGCTGCGTGAATTAATGGCTAAACAGGAAAGTAAATGACAGATAGGTTTTCTGAAAACAAGATCATCCTGATAACGAGGAAGACGCGTCTTGATGATCTCATATTAAGGTTTAATACTGAAGCTCAAGCCAGGTTTTATATAGAACATCTTGGTTCTGATTTTTCGGATTATGTACTTGAAGATAAAAAATACAAGTCAGCAGTAAAAGAAGCAACTAATACTCTCTCCAGACTTGGCCGTCTTCAGATTTTAGATCGGTCATTTGTACCAAACTTTATTTTTGGTAAAGAAGATATAATTGTTGCTCTTGGGCAGGATGGTCTTGTCGCAAATATCCTAAAATATCTGGACAAGCAACCGGTTGTGGGCGTCAACCCTGATCCTGATCATTATGAAGGGATACTGCTTCCATATATTGTATTTGAATTGGCAGATGTAATACAAAAGGTGTTAAAGAAAAGCAGTGCGATCAGGCAGATTACAATGGCAAGAGCAGTACTTAATACAGGGCAGTCAATGTATGGAGTTAATGATATTTTTATTGGCCCCAAAACCCACATATCGGCGAGGTACTCCATTCAAATTGAAAAGAAAAAAGAAGATCAGTCATCAAGTGGTATTATCGTATCAACAGGGCTTGGTTCAAGCGGATGGCTAAGAAGCGTGATTGCTGGTGCAACAGGGATATCGTCTGCAACTACCGGAAGACAGATTGAGGTGAGACAAAAGACAAAATTCACCTGGGAATCAGATTATCTTTATTATTCTGTACGTGAACCCTGGCCAAGCAAAACTTCCTCAGCAAATTTGACATTCGGTAAAATTACCAAAAGGAATCCCCTTAAAATTACATCGGCCATGCCTGAAAGCGGTGTATTATTCAGTGACGGTATTGAAACTGATTTCATTGAATTTAATTCAGGAACAGTAGCGACAATCGGTGTTGCTGATAAAAAAGGGCACCTTGTTGTTAAAGGATGATATTATGATTAATCTTAACGAGTTTCGGGCATTGTTCTAACCTTCCATATCGGAAAATTTGCCGGCTACTCATATGTGCTGTATCTTAAAATGGGAGATGATAATGATAATTGAATATACCCCCACACTTTCTGATCTTTTGCATGCTGCTCGTGAAAATGAAAAAAGGCAATGGAGGGTTGCCAATAGAATCGTATCAGTATCTTTAATAATACTTGGCATTATGTTTTTTGTTTGGAATTCAATTTTGTTCAGTGGTATCTTTCTGTGCTTAGGGTTTCTAGAATTATTCAACCTTCTACCTTCATCTTGTGTGTATTCCCCGTAATCCGGTGGCTTATTCCACGCCAATCCGGATGGTGATTCCACGGGAATCCGGATGCCTAATCCACAGTAAAGCGGATAGCGAAGCTAAAAAAAATAACAAAAATAAATTATAAGACATCAGTCGTGAACAAGTTTATCTAATCCCCGGATTTAGTCAATGGGGAACTATTTTTTCTCATAGATTTTCCTTTTAACTCTATTTTATAAGCAGAATGAACCAGCCTGTCCAGGATGGCATCAGCAAGGGTCGGATCACCTATTAAGTCATGCCATGTATCAACAGGGAACTGGCTTGTGACCATGGTTGAAGAAAGAGAGTTTCTATCTTCAAGTATCTCCAATAGATCATGCCTGGACTCATCAGTCATTTTAAATAACCCCCAGTCATCAAAGATTAAAAGTTTTGTTTTTGCATAGTCTTTAAGGATCTTTCCATATCTGCCATCACCTTTGGCAATATTAAGGTCATGGAAGATCCTTGGTATCCGGATATAATGCACAGAATAGCCTTCCCGGCAGGCCTTCTGAGCAAGGGCGCAGGCGATATAGGTTTTACCGGTTCCGGTTGGGCCTGTGATAATGAGATTATTGGCATCTTTAATCCAGTCACAGGAAAAGAGTTTTGCCATAAGGGATTTATCAAGGCCTCTTGGATGCCTGAAGTCAATATCCTCTATACAGGCGCTTTGTTTGAGCTTCGCATTTTTTACCGTGTCTTGAGCTTCCGGTTTTCTCTGTATGAGGTTTCTCTATCAACCATAAACCCGAGACGTTCTTCAAAGGAAAGTGATGCAATATCCGGCAGCTGCATCTGCTCTTCAAGGGTTATAGCCATACCGTTTAGCCTTAAAGATTTGAGTTGATCAATTATTGGATGAATCAGCATAAGTTTTTTCTCCTTCTTCATTAGATTGATAATACTCCCG
This region includes:
- a CDS encoding sugar kinase, with amino-acid sequence MTDRFSENKIILITRKTRLDDLILRFNTEAQARFYIEHLGSDFSDYVLEDKKYKSAVKEATNTLSRLGRLQILDRSFVPNFIFGKEDIIVALGQDGLVANILKYLDKQPVVGVNPDPDHYEGILLPYIVFELADVIQKVLKKSSAIRQITMARAVLNTGQSMYGVNDIFIGPKTHISARYSIQIEKKKEDQSSSGIIVSTGLGSSGWLRSVIAGATGISSATTGRQIEVRQKTKFTWESDYLYYSVREPWPSKTSSANLTFGKITKRNPLKITSAMPESGVLFSDGIETDFIEFNSGTVATIGVADKKGHLVVKG